A stretch of Sulfurimonas xiamenensis DNA encodes these proteins:
- a CDS encoding ATP-binding protein, with protein sequence MRDKLGKYVSSINTLKMEERVMYFNTLILAEEGAGKTNLACRIRNYIIDSNVATLYLDFSNSDIDDIELRYKDEYFNYIRFDESDAFLEEFNKLIDEKKHIYMAVDPAYFSNKRDIKSKLTETLQIQGLLDNYYYFFHDIENLNGFYTKFEDFLLYMLNFLNMKKYGLTFLAQPHCTFENPQIKLLFTFLYLGKCSNFEYFNTANLKKLPKNRFFYQYRTDYRTLLFNDIKSNIVEIDEYMIEE encoded by the coding sequence ATGAGAGATAAATTAGGAAAATATGTAAGCAGTATAAACACATTGAAGATGGAAGAGAGAGTGATGTATTTCAATACGCTTATTTTAGCAGAAGAGGGTGCCGGTAAAACCAATCTCGCATGTAGAATAAGAAACTATATCATTGATAGCAATGTCGCAACTCTCTATCTTGATTTTTCCAACTCTGATATAGATGATATAGAATTAAGATATAAAGATGAGTATTTTAACTATATACGATTTGATGAAAGCGATGCATTTTTAGAAGAGTTCAATAAGCTTATAGATGAAAAAAAACATATATATATGGCAGTTGATCCGGCTTACTTTTCAAATAAAAGAGATATAAAAAGCAAGTTGACTGAAACGCTTCAAATACAAGGGCTTTTGGATAACTACTACTACTTTTTTCATGATATTGAAAATTTAAATGGTTTTTATACAAAATTTGAGGATTTTTTACTCTATATGCTTAACTTTTTAAATATGAAAAAGTATGGATTGACTTTCCTGGCACAGCCTCACTGCACTTTTGAAAATCCGCAAATAAAACTGCTCTTTACATTTCTTTATCTTGGAAAATGCTCTAATTTTGAGTATTTCAATACTGCAAATTTAAAAAAATTGCCAAAAAACAGATTTTTTTATCAGTATAGAACAGACTACCGTACTCTTTTATTTAATGATATAAAAAGCAATATAGTCGAAATAGATGAGTATATGATTGAAGAGTAA
- the rpmI gene encoding 50S ribosomal protein L35, whose amino-acid sequence MPKMKSVKGAVKRFKVKKNGTIKRGTAFRSHILTKQDADTRRKQNSPKVVAKVDEKNIKAMIN is encoded by the coding sequence ATGCCAAAGATGAAATCGGTTAAAGGCGCAGTAAAGCGTTTTAAAGTTAAGAAAAATGGCACAATCAAGCGTGGAACAGCGTTTCGCAGCCATATCTTAACAAAACAAGATGCTGATACTCGCCGTAAGCAAAACTCGCCAAAAGTTGTTGCTAAAGTAGATGAGAAAAATATTAAGGCTATGATTAACTAA
- the topA gene encoding type I DNA topoisomerase, which yields MNLIIVESPAKAKTIKNFLGKDYEVIASKGHIRDLPKSRFGITVDEENNLIPAYSVAKENMPTVKQIKDLAKKSDTIYIATDEDREGEAIGWHIAHAIKKDPEELPRIVFHEITKTAINNALQNARKIDMNMVNAQQARRLLDRVVGYKLSPLLSSKIQKGLSAGRVQSSALKIVVDREREIKAFVPQEYWTIDTLFKKDIEANLISHNEEKLSKLSITNKERADAIVKSVKNDSFVISKIETKERKSSTPPPFMTSTLQQVASSKLGFTPKKTMMVAQALYEGVKTPDGTSGVITYMRTDSLNLASEAVSAVRDVIKSRFGEKYLPKTPKVYTKKAKGAQEAHEAIRPTMLEFTPEAAQSFLKPDEIKLYRLIYERFMACQMNDAVFEQQSIIFSGKENEYRASGRKLIFDGFYALLGTEDKDKLLPALKEGDAAQLQSIKPEQHFTEPPARYSEAALIKKLESEGIGRPSTYAPTIATLSNRTYVTIEKKQIIPTEMAFTVTDILEKNFADIVDVSFTADMEEELDKVAEGENDWQKLLSDFYFPFIEKVKEGKDKIVSLKVAKPLGRACPKCGEELLLRSGRFGEFIACSGFPKCKYTEQVESEKEDKEKKESESSNEICDKCGKEMVVKSGRNGPFLACSGYPECKNTKSISVEEKVSETPCPECGGKLSLKNSRRGPFWGCENYPDCKFISKFEPTTIKCKEDGCDGALAKRVYRGKEVYECIKCKKRTPAEEIE from the coding sequence TTGAACTTAATTATTGTCGAATCACCAGCTAAAGCTAAAACCATAAAAAACTTTTTAGGCAAAGATTATGAGGTTATTGCATCTAAGGGTCATATACGAGATCTTCCAAAGTCTCGTTTTGGGATTACCGTAGATGAAGAGAACAATCTTATACCGGCTTACAGTGTTGCAAAAGAGAATATGCCTACCGTAAAACAGATAAAAGATTTAGCCAAAAAAAGTGATACGATATATATCGCAACCGATGAGGACCGCGAGGGAGAAGCTATTGGATGGCATATAGCGCATGCTATAAAAAAGGACCCCGAAGAACTTCCTAGAATAGTATTTCATGAGATAACAAAAACTGCAATCAACAATGCGCTTCAAAATGCAAGAAAAATTGATATGAATATGGTAAATGCACAGCAGGCGCGCCGTCTGCTTGACCGTGTGGTCGGTTACAAACTCTCTCCTCTTTTAAGTTCCAAAATCCAAAAAGGTCTCTCGGCAGGTCGTGTTCAATCCTCAGCACTTAAGATTGTGGTTGACCGCGAAAGAGAGATTAAAGCTTTTGTTCCTCAAGAGTACTGGACAATTGATACTCTGTTTAAAAAAGATATAGAAGCAAATCTTATATCACACAATGAAGAAAAGCTCTCAAAACTATCAATAACAAACAAAGAGAGAGCAGATGCTATCGTAAAAAGTGTAAAGAATGACTCTTTTGTAATCTCTAAAATAGAAACAAAAGAGAGAAAAAGTTCGACTCCTCCGCCATTTATGACCTCAACTCTTCAACAAGTTGCTTCAAGCAAACTCGGATTTACTCCGAAAAAAACAATGATGGTCGCTCAAGCTCTTTATGAAGGTGTTAAAACTCCAGATGGAACTTCAGGTGTTATTACCTATATGAGAACCGATTCACTTAACCTGGCATCTGAAGCAGTGAGTGCGGTTCGTGATGTAATTAAAAGCAGATTTGGAGAAAAGTATCTGCCAAAAACTCCAAAGGTTTACACTAAAAAAGCAAAAGGCGCACAAGAGGCTCACGAAGCCATTCGCCCTACTATGCTCGAGTTTACCCCCGAAGCTGCACAGAGCTTTTTAAAGCCCGATGAGATTAAACTCTACCGTCTGATTTATGAAAGATTTATGGCATGTCAAATGAATGATGCTGTTTTTGAACAGCAGAGCATTATCTTTAGCGGCAAAGAGAATGAGTACAGAGCAAGCGGAAGAAAACTTATCTTTGATGGTTTTTATGCACTTTTAGGAACAGAGGACAAGGATAAGCTTTTACCGGCTCTCAAAGAGGGAGACGCTGCACAGCTGCAAAGCATTAAGCCTGAGCAGCACTTTACAGAGCCTCCTGCTCGCTACTCGGAAGCTGCGCTTATCAAAAAACTAGAGAGCGAAGGAATCGGACGCCCATCAACTTATGCGCCTACTATTGCAACTCTTAGCAACAGAACCTATGTAACTATCGAAAAAAAGCAGATTATCCCCACAGAGATGGCTTTTACCGTAACAGATATTTTGGAAAAAAACTTTGCAGATATAGTAGATGTCTCTTTTACGGCAGACATGGAAGAGGAGCTTGATAAAGTAGCAGAGGGAGAAAATGATTGGCAAAAGCTTTTAAGCGACTTCTACTTTCCTTTTATCGAAAAAGTAAAAGAGGGCAAAGATAAGATAGTCTCGCTAAAAGTTGCCAAACCTCTCGGAAGAGCTTGTCCTAAATGCGGAGAGGAGCTGCTGCTTCGCTCTGGAAGATTTGGAGAGTTTATCGCATGCAGCGGCTTTCCAAAGTGTAAATATACCGAACAGGTTGAAAGCGAAAAAGAGGATAAAGAGAAAAAAGAGTCAGAATCAAGCAATGAAATATGTGATAAATGCGGCAAAGAGATGGTTGTAAAAAGCGGAAGAAACGGTCCGTTTTTAGCATGCAGCGGTTATCCTGAATGTAAAAACACAAAAAGCATAAGCGTTGAAGAAAAAGTAAGCGAAACTCCATGTCCGGAGTGCGGCGGCAAACTAAGCCTTAAGAACTCTAGACGCGGCCCTTTTTGGGGATGTGAAAACTACCCTGATTGTAAATTTATCTCTAAATTTGAACCGACAACCATAAAATGCAAAGAAGATGGATGTGACGGCGCTTTGGCAAAAAGAGTTTACAGAGGCAAAGAAGTTTACGAGTGTATCAAGTGTAAAAAAAGAACACCGGCAGAAGAGATAGAGTAA
- a CDS encoding metallophosphoesterase family protein encodes MKIGIISDTHTKIKKAQRAIDTLVKEGAEFIVHAGDIVEVETLELLHNSGLKYIAVYGNNDAHLVSFHNRFNLVQEPYYFKVADTKFKLMHIPFYMSPDADVVIFGHTHKAAFEFTNNTLFLNPGEVCARNKPLSEWAMLEIKESEFIVTRYTKEKKKEIKKENFKYIRESNE; translated from the coding sequence ATGAAAATAGGCATTATATCTGATACCCACACTAAAATTAAAAAAGCTCAGCGGGCAATTGATACTTTAGTAAAAGAGGGTGCAGAATTTATAGTTCATGCCGGTGATATAGTTGAAGTTGAAACTCTTGAACTTCTTCATAACAGCGGTCTTAAATATATAGCTGTTTACGGAAATAATGATGCACATTTGGTAAGCTTTCACAATAGATTTAATCTGGTTCAAGAGCCGTACTACTTTAAAGTTGCAGATACAAAGTTTAAACTTATGCATATCCCTTTTTATATGTCGCCCGATGCGGATGTTGTTATATTTGGCCACACGCATAAAGCCGCTTTTGAGTTTACAAACAATACGCTCTTTTTAAACCCCGGAGAGGTTTGTGCTAGAAACAAACCTCTTTCTGAGTGGGCAATGCTGGAGATAAAAGAGAGTGAATTTATAGTAACGAGATATACAAAAGAGAAGAAAAAAGAGATAAAAAAAGAGAATTTTAAGTATATAAGAGAGAGCAATGAGTAA
- a CDS encoding pseudouridine synthase, which translates to MRLNKYIAHHSSYSRREADKAIQDGYVRVDGEIQTNPATQIQEGVNIVYISGKQVSPRDKYTVIVYNKPKGELVTKSDPKGRRTIYDTLSKEYKHYVPVGRLDYASEGLLLLTDASRVASALMESNLERIYKIKIKGEVTPDMEDAMLKGMTLDDASAGGHSHSKIKEMEFKPFIGYKVQKNQPNYSILKVALSEGKNRELRRFFAHFGAEIVDLKRISFAEIELNNLPEGKVRFLSRSEYSALAKFLKDEKKSALKENNEKRSFKSEKKTTFKENKPAQKKR; encoded by the coding sequence GTGAGATTAAACAAATACATCGCACACCACTCAAGCTACTCAAGAAGAGAAGCCGACAAAGCAATACAAGACGGTTATGTCAGAGTTGACGGAGAGATTCAAACCAACCCTGCAACCCAAATCCAAGAAGGTGTCAATATCGTTTATATAAGCGGCAAACAGGTCAGCCCAAGAGACAAATATACTGTTATTGTTTACAACAAACCCAAAGGTGAACTTGTAACAAAGAGCGACCCTAAAGGCAGAAGAACCATATATGACACTTTAAGCAAAGAGTATAAACATTATGTCCCCGTAGGAAGACTTGATTATGCATCTGAGGGTTTACTGCTTCTAACCGATGCCTCAAGGGTTGCATCTGCTCTTATGGAGTCAAATCTGGAGAGGATCTACAAGATTAAGATAAAAGGCGAAGTGACTCCGGATATGGAAGATGCTATGCTTAAGGGAATGACACTTGATGATGCATCTGCGGGCGGTCACTCCCACTCAAAAATAAAAGAGATGGAGTTCAAACCTTTTATAGGCTATAAAGTCCAAAAAAATCAGCCGAACTACTCCATTTTAAAAGTGGCACTCAGTGAGGGAAAAAACCGTGAACTCAGAAGATTTTTTGCACACTTTGGAGCAGAAATAGTCGATCTTAAAAGAATCAGTTTTGCAGAGATTGAACTCAACAATCTCCCTGAAGGCAAAGTACGATTTTTAAGCCGCAGCGAATACTCCGCTTTAGCAAAATTTCTAAAAGATGAGAAAAAATCAGCACTAAAAGAGAATAACGAAAAGAGAAGTTTCAAAAGTGAAAAAAAAACAACTTTTAAAGAGAATAAACCCGCTCAAAAGAAGAGATAA
- a CDS encoding replication-associated recombination protein A has product MADFTHLLRPQFFDDIVGQEHLSAKNAPLRVLCEKNVLGHSFFFGPAGCGKTSIARIIAKKMELPFYEFNATSIKIEQLRKIFEQYKNTLQKPLLFIDEVHRLAKNQQEVLLPVMENNSVLIIGASTENPFFSLTSAIRSRSMLFELYHITNKALEELLQKAISGASLLCDEDAAEYLVKSSGGDARAMLKLLEFASNIDSHITLGILKSLRPNALSAGSSEAGVHYDLASAMIKSIRGSDMNAAIYYLARLIEGGESADFIARRLVILASEDIGNANPQALTLATSAMTSVSKIGYPEARIILAQCVIYLASSPKSNSAYLAINEALNAVKNGVILDIPKNITQQNEGYLYPHDFGGYVKQKYLSRALNFVKLKDIGYEKKIKEWLRNISDFDKIDKEEE; this is encoded by the coding sequence TTGGCTGATTTTACGCATCTTTTACGCCCGCAATTTTTCGATGATATAGTCGGTCAGGAGCACTTAAGCGCTAAAAATGCGCCTTTAAGAGTACTGTGTGAAAAAAATGTTCTTGGACACAGCTTCTTTTTTGGACCTGCAGGATGCGGAAAAACCTCTATTGCAAGAATTATTGCCAAAAAAATGGAGCTTCCATTCTATGAATTTAATGCAACAAGCATAAAAATCGAGCAGTTAAGAAAGATTTTCGAGCAGTATAAAAACACGCTGCAAAAACCTCTTCTTTTTATAGACGAAGTGCACCGCTTAGCCAAAAATCAGCAGGAAGTTCTGCTTCCGGTTATGGAGAATAACTCTGTTTTGATTATCGGTGCTTCTACAGAAAATCCATTCTTTTCGCTTACCTCTGCAATCCGCTCCCGTTCAATGCTCTTTGAACTCTACCATATAACCAACAAAGCACTTGAGGAACTGCTGCAAAAAGCAATCTCAGGCGCTTCTCTACTATGCGACGAAGATGCGGCGGAGTACTTGGTAAAAAGCAGCGGCGGCGATGCAAGAGCGATGTTAAAACTTCTGGAATTTGCTTCAAATATAGACTCGCATATAACACTGGGTATCTTAAAATCTCTCCGACCAAATGCGCTGAGTGCCGGAAGCAGTGAAGCTGGTGTGCACTATGACCTCGCAAGTGCGATGATTAAGTCGATAAGAGGTTCAGACATGAATGCCGCCATCTACTATCTGGCTCGCTTAATTGAAGGGGGAGAGAGTGCCGATTTTATTGCAAGACGCCTTGTAATACTTGCAAGCGAAGATATAGGAAATGCAAATCCCCAAGCACTCACTCTTGCTACTTCTGCCATGACAAGCGTCTCAAAGATAGGCTATCCCGAAGCAAGAATAATATTGGCGCAATGCGTTATCTATCTGGCATCTTCACCAAAATCAAACTCCGCTTATTTGGCGATAAATGAAGCGCTAAATGCTGTAAAAAACGGGGTGATTTTGGATATTCCAAAAAATATAACTCAGCAAAATGAGGGGTATCTCTATCCTCATGACTTTGGCGGATATGTAAAACAAAAATATCTCTCTCGAGCACTTAATTTTGTTAAATTAAAAGATATAGGTTATGAGAAAAAGATTAAAGAGTGGTTACGCAATATTTCTGATTTTGATAAAATTGATAAAGAGGAAGAATGA
- a CDS encoding biotin synthase → MSKKIFLCSICNINSGTCNEDCKFCSQSVRYKADIERYKQKNMELILQEAKAAYANGALGFCLVTSEKGLSSKTLEFVCSIAKILTKELPQLRLIACNGTATLEQLLILKEAGIKAYNHNLETSKEFYPQICTTHSWDERYETCQNINKAGLVLISGGIFGLGESHKDRISMLKALKSLNPASVPVNFYHHNEALELNPNPLTTDEALKLIQLTRDMIVDADRIMVAGGRELMFKDRQSEIFSYGANSIVVGNYLTTSGRAVNKDLEMLHSLNLEVAKSVK, encoded by the coding sequence ATGAGTAAAAAAATATTTTTATGTTCCATTTGCAATATAAACAGCGGTACATGCAATGAGGATTGCAAATTTTGTTCTCAAAGCGTTCGCTATAAAGCAGATATAGAACGCTATAAACAAAAAAACATGGAGCTGATTTTACAAGAGGCAAAAGCCGCATATGCAAATGGGGCATTGGGTTTTTGTCTTGTTACCTCAGAAAAAGGACTAAGCAGTAAAACTCTTGAGTTTGTCTGTTCCATCGCTAAAATTTTAACAAAAGAGCTTCCGCAGCTCAGACTTATCGCATGTAATGGAACAGCAACTCTAGAACAGCTGTTAATTCTTAAAGAAGCGGGCATAAAAGCCTATAATCATAATCTGGAGACTTCAAAAGAGTTCTATCCTCAAATCTGTACAACACACTCCTGGGATGAGAGATATGAGACTTGCCAAAATATAAACAAAGCCGGTTTAGTTCTTATAAGCGGTGGTATTTTCGGTCTGGGCGAGAGCCATAAAGATAGAATCTCAATGCTAAAAGCGTTAAAATCACTGAATCCGGCATCGGTTCCTGTAAACTTCTACCATCATAATGAAGCTTTAGAATTAAACCCAAATCCGCTTACGACAGATGAAGCATTAAAACTTATACAGCTAACAAGAGATATGATTGTGGATGCAGACAGGATTATGGTTGCAGGCGGTCGTGAGCTGATGTTTAAAGATAGACAGAGTGAAATTTTTTCTTATGGAGCAAACTCTATTGTTGTAGGAAACTACCTCACTACAAGCGGAAGAGCCGTTAATAAAGATTTGGAGATGCTGCACTCCTTAA
- the rplT gene encoding 50S ribosomal protein L20, translating into MPRVKTGVVRRRRHKKILKLAKGFYSGRRKHFRKAKEQLERSMMYSFRDRKQKKRDFRKLWIIRINAACRLNGMNYSSFMNGIKKSGIELDRKILADMAMNDAAAFSAVVESAKSALNK; encoded by the coding sequence ATGCCAAGAGTAAAAACAGGTGTTGTTCGTAGAAGAAGACACAAAAAAATATTAAAACTTGCAAAAGGTTTTTATAGCGGTCGTCGTAAACACTTCCGTAAAGCAAAAGAGCAGTTAGAGCGCTCAATGATGTATTCATTCCGTGACCGCAAGCAGAAAAAGCGTGATTTCCGTAAACTATGGATTATCCGTATCAATGCAGCATGTCGTCTTAACGGTATGAATTATTCATCATTTATGAATGGTATCAAAAAATCTGGCATCGAGCTTGATCGTAAAATTCTTGCTGATATGGCTATGAATGACGCAGCAGCATTTAGTGCAGTTGTAGAGTCAGCAAAGTCAGCATTAAACAAATAA
- a CDS encoding KpsF/GutQ family sugar-phosphate isomerase, with protein MNYKQIAQETLQIEAQTLLNSAQNIDDVFDKAVEVILACKGKLIVTGVGKSGLIGAKMAATFASTGTPSFFLHPTEALHGDLGMISQNDVVIAISYSGESEELSSILPHIKRFDTPLIGMTRDRNSTLGKYSDLVIDVVVEKEACPLNIAPTSSTTLTLALGDALAVCLMKARDFKKSDFASFHPGGALGKQLFVKVKDLMRTKDLPIISADTKVKDAIVKISEGRIGTVLITDELGRLLALVSDGDIRRALMSNNFSLEDNVLKYATLNPKAIDNENMLASEALVIIEEMKIQLLVVTDKEKKVTGVLHIHTLIEKGIS; from the coding sequence ATGAATTACAAACAAATAGCACAAGAAACTTTACAAATTGAAGCCCAAACGCTCTTAAACAGCGCTCAAAACATAGATGATGTTTTTGACAAAGCAGTTGAAGTTATCCTTGCATGCAAGGGCAAACTTATTGTCACGGGAGTTGGCAAATCGGGACTTATCGGAGCAAAAATGGCTGCAACCTTTGCTTCTACAGGAACTCCGAGCTTTTTTCTGCACCCCACAGAAGCGCTTCACGGTGATTTGGGAATGATAAGTCAAAATGATGTTGTTATCGCCATCAGTTACAGCGGCGAAAGTGAGGAGTTAAGCTCCATACTTCCGCACATCAAAAGATTTGACACTCCGCTTATAGGCATGACAAGAGACAGAAATTCTACACTTGGCAAATACAGCGATTTGGTTATAGATGTTGTAGTGGAAAAAGAGGCATGTCCCTTAAATATAGCGCCTACAAGTTCAACAACGCTTACTCTCGCACTCGGCGATGCTCTTGCAGTTTGTCTTATGAAAGCAAGAGATTTTAAAAAAAGTGATTTTGCTTCTTTTCACCCCGGCGGAGCTTTGGGAAAACAGCTGTTTGTAAAAGTCAAAGACCTTATGCGAACAAAAGATCTGCCAATCATCAGTGCAGATACAAAAGTAAAAGATGCGATTGTAAAGATTAGCGAGGGCAGAATCGGAACGGTTTTGATTACAGATGAGCTTGGCAGACTTTTAGCTCTTGTAAGTGACGGCGATATTCGAAGAGCATTGATGAGTAATAACTTTTCACTCGAAGACAATGTTTTAAAATATGCCACCCTCAATCCAAAAGCAATAGATAATGAAAATATGCTTGCAAGCGAAGCACTTGTAATAATAGAAGAGATGAAGATACAGCTTTTAGTTGTAACAGATAAAGAGAAGAAAGTAACTGGCGTGCTTCATATCCATACTTTGATAGAAAAAGGTATATCGTGA
- a CDS encoding cytochrome-c peroxidase — protein sequence MYTKTILTLAFTASSLLASSLMTDAKNAGLIPIPTDKQELLKLTDNPKNPITAEKIELGKKLYFDPRLSKSGFISCNSCHNLSEGGDDGIPAAIGHKWTANPHHLNSPTVYNSVFFSSQFWDGRDPHLEAQAQGPMQAAPEMAALPEHVEAVVASMPEYVAEFKGAYGKDVKITFEKVADTIATFERTLVTPSAFDDYLNGDENALTKAQKDGLKTFIDKGCATCHNGIALGGEMNAFNITGEYKYQNVGDFKGDANGMVKVPTLRNITQTAPYYHNGQIWDLKDAIIEMGRIQLGASINDKEAASIEEFLKALDGRKADVVLPQLPVSTSKTPKPDIN from the coding sequence ATGTATACTAAAACTATTTTGACTTTAGCTTTCACGGCTTCATCACTCTTAGCTTCTAGCTTGATGACTGATGCAAAAAATGCTGGTCTAATACCCATTCCTACTGACAAACAAGAGCTCTTAAAGTTAACTGACAATCCAAAAAATCCTATAACAGCTGAAAAAATTGAACTTGGAAAAAAACTATATTTTGATCCTAGACTCTCAAAAAGCGGTTTTATAAGCTGCAACAGCTGTCATAACCTCAGCGAAGGCGGAGATGATGGAATCCCTGCTGCAATAGGTCACAAATGGACAGCAAATCCGCACCATTTAAATTCACCGACTGTTTACAACTCTGTCTTTTTTAGCTCTCAGTTTTGGGATGGACGCGATCCTCACCTAGAGGCACAGGCTCAAGGTCCTATGCAGGCTGCTCCAGAGATGGCTGCACTGCCGGAACATGTCGAAGCGGTAGTTGCTTCAATGCCTGAATATGTGGCAGAGTTTAAAGGCGCGTATGGCAAAGATGTAAAAATAACATTTGAAAAAGTAGCTGATACAATCGCAACTTTTGAGAGAACACTTGTTACCCCTTCTGCATTTGATGACTACTTAAACGGAGATGAAAATGCTCTGACAAAAGCTCAGAAAGATGGTCTTAAAACATTTATAGACAAAGGGTGTGCTACATGTCACAACGGTATCGCTCTTGGCGGTGAAATGAATGCTTTTAATATTACAGGAGAGTATAAATACCAAAATGTTGGTGACTTTAAAGGTGATGCAAACGGTATGGTAAAAGTGCCTACTCTCAGAAATATCACGCAAACTGCTCCATACTATCACAATGGTCAAATTTGGGATTTAAAAGATGCTATCATCGAGATGGGGCGTATCCAGCTTGGTGCTTCTATCAATGACAAAGAGGCTGCTTCAATCGAAGAGTTCTTAAAAGCACTTGACGGCAGAAAAGCTGATGTAGTTCTACCTCAACTACCGGTTTCAACTTCTAAAACTCCAAAGCCTGACATTAACTAA
- a CDS encoding SDR family oxidoreductase, producing MKKVVVTGASSGIGKEITQRLLHLGYRVIGISRNIKKEDFKNEYFTPLQADLSNEAATIQICEKLSKENISILVNCAGFGRFEPHEELNPTTITDMVFLNLTAPMLLTNALLRDLKKNSGYLININSIEALRSSKFAALYSATKSGLKAFGDALFEETRKSALSVTNINPDMTQSNFYSELRFETSTQENERLLTLDIADALEHILTMRKGAVVSEYTIRSLNFGISKKKL from the coding sequence TTGAAAAAAGTTGTTGTAACGGGAGCAAGCAGCGGCATCGGAAAAGAGATAACACAAAGATTGCTGCATCTGGGATACAGAGTCATCGGGATAAGCAGAAATATAAAAAAAGAGGATTTTAAAAATGAATATTTCACTCCTCTTCAAGCAGATTTATCAAATGAGGCTGCAACAATTCAAATTTGCGAAAAACTCTCAAAAGAGAATATATCCATACTGGTAAACTGTGCTGGATTTGGGAGGTTTGAACCACATGAAGAGTTAAACCCCACAACCATTACGGATATGGTTTTTCTAAATCTTACCGCGCCTATGCTCCTTACAAATGCCCTGCTTCGTGATTTGAAAAAAAACAGCGGCTATCTTATAAACATCAACTCCATAGAAGCACTTCGCTCTTCAAAATTTGCAGCGCTCTACAGTGCCACAAAAAGCGGGCTAAAAGCATTTGGGGATGCTCTTTTTGAGGAGACGAGAAAAAGCGCTCTAAGTGTTACAAATATAAATCCGGATATGACTCAAAGTAACTTTTACAGTGAGCTTAGATTTGAGACCAGCACTCAAGAGAATGAGAGACTGCTCACTCTGGATATAGCTGATGCGCTTGAGCATATACTTACTATGAGAAAAGGCGCGGTTGTAAGCGAATACACCATTAGAAGCCTTAATTTTGGGATTTCAAAAAAGAAATTATAA